A genomic segment from Nematostella vectensis chromosome 6, jaNemVect1.1, whole genome shotgun sequence encodes:
- the LOC116609958 gene encoding uncharacterized protein LOC116609958 encodes MLVSNYTSGTPTPRSSSLKDPRARIQLTPKKELGVPVNEECSLLGLGWQTGEDKLSVTIPQGNFALTKRGILAKLAKVYDPLGLLSPTTLSGKLVYRSVCDAKMAWDAPISDELKKVWSKWENSLPQRVEVSRSLVTHREVIKSIELHSFGDASAQGVSACVYAVVTQESGVNQGLVAAKARLAKQGLTIPRLELVAGHLAVNLINNVKGTLDGLPVSGLHCWPDSTVALYWINNQGDYKQFVSNRVHKINSHQDVTWHHVPTKDNPADLGSRGGSVVNADMWWKGPEWLSEPGCWPEGIVLEQSVESKAEAKLVRQVLSLAVAERNEIDELLEKYPLHKAVRICCWMRRFAYNCQSRKKGVKKRTGPLLTEETEIQRCFWIKQAQNSCDLSDDRIALNLQLNGEGLLECRGRVQGQYPVYLPHVHIYTQRIVEEAHLRTLHGGVGLTMAKVREDFWVPRLRQLVRKVRKKCHGCKPFQTVAYSTPPPADLPVTRTQGTSAYQVIGVDFAGPIKYRVARQKEEKAYLLLYTCSLTRGIYLDLLPSLETRVYTTIEFCYT; translated from the exons ATGCTGGTTTCAAACTACACAAGTGGCACTCCAACGCCAAGGAGCTCGAGTCTGAAGGACCCGCGAGCGAGGATTCAACTTACGCCAAAAAAAGAGCTAGGAGTACCAGTCAACGAGGAATGCAGCTTACTCGGGCTTGGCTGGCAAACCGGAGAAGACAAGCTGAGCGTGACAATACCGCAAGGAAACTTTGCGCTGACAAAGCGAGGGATTTTAGCGAAGCTCGCTAAAGTTTATGATCCCCTGGGGCTTTTATCGCCCACCACTCTTAGCGGTAAATTGGTTTATCGTTCCGTATGCGACGCCAAGATGGCTTGGGATGCACCGATCTCGGATGAATTGAAGAAAGTATGGTCTAAGTGGGAAAACTCTCTTCCCCAGAGAGTTGAAGTGTCAAGGTCGCTAGTGACTCACCGTGAAGTAATCAAGAGCATAGAACTGCACTCGTTTGGAGACGCTTCAGCGCAAGGTGTCTCTGCTTGTGTTTACGCCGTCGTCACGCAAGAGTCTGGCGTTAATCAAGGTCTGGTGGCAGCTAAAGCAAGACTGGCCAAGCAAGGTCTTACAATACCACGCTTGGAGTTAGTGGCTGGCCATTTGGCCGTTAACTTAATCAACAATGTCAAGGGAACTCTTGATGGACTTCCGGTCAGCGGTCTGCACTGCTGGCCCGACAGTACAGTTGCACTCTACTGGATAAACAACCAAGGCGACTACAAGCAGTTTGTGTCCAACCGAGTACACAAGATAAACAGTCACCAAGATGTCACGTGGCATCACGTGCCAACCAAAGACAATCCCGCTGATCTCGGAAGCCGAGGGGGGAGCGTTGTGAATGCTGACATGTGGTGGAAGGGTCCGGAGTGGCTGTCCGAACCCGGATGCTGGCCTGAAGGCATAGTACTCGAACAGTCAGTAGAAAGCAAAGCGGAAGCTAAGCTTGTTAGACAAGTACTGTCGTTGGCTGTGGCGGAGCGCAACGAAATCGACGAGCTCCTCGAGAAATACCCGCTACACAAAGCTGTGAGGATATGCTGCTGGATGCGCAGATTTGCGTACAACTGCCAAAGTCGCAAGAAAGGTGTCAAGAAAAGAACTGGGCCCTTACTAACAGAGGAGACAGAGATTCAGAGGTGCTTCTGGATCAAGCAAGCCCAGAACAGCTGTGATCTGTCAGACGATCGCATCGCGCTCAACCTACAACTCAACGGAGAAGGTCTACTCGAGTGCCGAGGACGAGTCCAGGGCCAGTATCCAGTCTACCTACCACACGTACATATATACACTCAGCGCATAGTAGAGGAGGCGCATTTACGCACTCTCCACGGGGGAGTGGGACTCACTATGGCAAAAGTACGCGAAGACTTCTGGGTCCCGAGGTTGCGACAGCTGGTGCGAAAGGTGCGCAAGAAATGCCATGGCTGTAAGCCCTTTCAAACAGTGGCATACTCGACCCCGCCACCCGCAGACCTTCCTGTTACAAGGACGCAAGGTACCAGCGCCTACCAAGTCATCGGCGTAGACTTCGCTGGGCCAATCAAATACCGTGTTGCCAGACAGAAAGAAGAAAAGGCGTATTTACTACTGTACACCTGCAGCCTTACGAGAGGAATCTACCTTGACCTCCTACCAAGCCTAGAGACTC GCGTTTATACAACTATAGAGTTTTGTTATACATAG
- the LOC116605101 gene encoding uncharacterized protein LOC116605101 produces the protein MGVEVTKVNKGELLFIDNPNYNKLIGEHAHLNQVNVQGTSTKDKLPIHIILGASEYAKVKTETAPKIGMSGQPVAELTRFGWTIISPGKEPIDIGNMLACQTTQVDYEELCKLDILGLEDTPTNSQDTVYQEFKEQLARDENGCYITGLPWKGDHPPLPSNKAGSLQRLASLTKKLERQDLTAKYAEIIEEQITEGIVEAAEGPSIGREFYIPNTPVLRTQAESSKLRIVYDGIVWSRAISLFAGGSNRGSFGYLGGKRTGSGLEDQERTLR, from the exons ATGGGTGTCGAGGTGACCAAAGTAAACAAAGGAGAACTTTTGTTTATCGATAATCCCAACTACAATAAGCTGATTGGAGAACATGCGCATTTAAATCAAGTCAATGTTCAAGGCACAAGTACAAAGGACAAATTACCCATTCATATTATTCTTGGGGCTAGCGAATACGCTAAAGTCAAAACAGAAACTGCACCAAAGATTGGAATGTCGGGGCAACCGGTCGCAGAACTTACTAGATTTGGATGGACTATAATATCTCCTGGAAAAGAACCTATCGATATTGGAAACATGTTGGCATGTCAAACTACGCAAGTTGACTACGAAGAGTTATGCAAGCTTGACATTTTGGGACTCGAGGATACGCCTAcaaacagtcaagacacagTGTATCAAGAGTTCAAAGAACAGTTAGCGAGAGATGAAAACGGCTGTTATATAACTGGACTCCCATGGAAAGGCGATCACCCACCACTTCCTAGCAACAAGGCAGGAAGTTTACAGCGACTGGCTAGTTTAACAAAGAAGCTCGAGCGGCAAGATCTCACAGCAAAGTACGCAGAGATAATAGAAGAACAAATTACCGAAGGAATCGTAGAGGCCGCCGAAGGACCGAGCATAGGCAGGGAATTCTATATCCCTAACACACCCGTCTTACGTACTCAAGCTGAAAGCAGTAAATTACGTATCGTCTACGAC GGCATTGTTTGGTCTCGCGCCATCTCCCTTTTTGCTGGGGGGAGTAATCGAGGCTCATTTGGATACCTGGGAGGAAAAAGAACCGGAAGTGGTCTCGAGGATCAGGAAAGAACTTTACGTTGA